A genomic stretch from Anaerolinea thermophila UNI-1 includes:
- a CDS encoding V4R domain-containing protein: MEPIPKSGLYYSNKMARLALLALEEVMGKNGLNAILNLANLSHLIDNLPPDNLNREFDFADFSMLNGALEEMYGPRGGRGLAKRAGRAVFMEGLRNFGALAGAGDLAFKILPLSTKLRIGIPAMAKIFSTTSDQYTTVEEKEDHFVYTIHKCPVCYGRHTDKPCCHIATGVILEGLRWVSGGHEFKVEEVRCIACGDPTCDFIIYKEPES; this comes from the coding sequence ATGGAACCCATTCCGAAGAGTGGCTTGTACTACTCCAATAAAATGGCACGTCTGGCGCTGCTGGCGCTGGAAGAAGTCATGGGCAAGAATGGCTTGAACGCCATTCTTAACCTCGCGAACCTCTCCCATCTGATTGACAATCTGCCCCCGGATAATCTGAACCGCGAGTTTGATTTTGCAGACTTTTCCATGCTCAATGGTGCGCTGGAAGAAATGTACGGTCCGCGCGGTGGGCGTGGGCTGGCAAAGCGTGCTGGGCGGGCAGTTTTCATGGAAGGGTTGCGTAACTTTGGCGCACTGGCTGGGGCTGGCGATCTGGCGTTCAAGATTTTGCCGCTTTCCACCAAATTGCGCATTGGCATCCCCGCCATGGCAAAAATCTTCAGCACCACCAGCGACCAGTACACCACCGTAGAAGAAAAAGAGGATCACTTCGTTTACACCATTCACAAGTGCCCGGTGTGTTACGGACGGCACACCGATAAACCCTGCTGTCATATTGCTACAGGGGTAATTCTGGAAGGCTTGCGGTGGGTTTCGGGTGGCCACGAATTCAAGGTGGAAGAGGTGCGCTGTATTGCCTGCGGCGATCCGACCTGCGATTTCATCATCTACAAAGAGCCCGAATCCTGA
- the rimO gene encoding 30S ribosomal protein S12 methylthiotransferase RimO, with the protein MSKRFYLVSLGCAKNTVDSQSMASLLQEAGFEPTDRQKEADVLIVNTCGFIGPARQESLDTLRDLARHKKKHQLLVAAGCLTERYRQQVAQEVPGIDGILGTRRWMDIVDLVQQLRPGRKYPEPLYHLPETPTVGKDEKGVLRAAIQGASAYLKIADGCRRPCAFCAIPLIKGTAVSRPPEVILQEARILQDEGVKELLLIAQDTTDYGHDLGMKDGLATLLEGILREAPEIPWIRILYAYPGYVTDRLIEVMANHPQIVPYLDMPLQHAHPQTLRRMRRPSNMEWVYQTLAKMRAAIPNLALRTTFIVGYPGETEEEFQTLLDFVQEIQFDHVGIFTFSFEKGTASEPLGDPIPAEVKQERLARLAEVQERVSLARNQSYVGQIQPVLIEGFDRGIAIGRAPHDAPEIDGLVFVEGEAPVGEIVPVRITGAMTHDLTGVLVRP; encoded by the coding sequence ATGAGTAAACGCTTTTATCTGGTTTCACTGGGTTGCGCAAAGAATACCGTCGATTCGCAATCAATGGCGAGTTTACTGCAGGAAGCCGGTTTTGAGCCCACCGACCGTCAGAAGGAGGCTGACGTTCTGATTGTCAATACCTGCGGATTCATTGGTCCTGCCCGGCAGGAATCGCTGGATACGCTCCGGGATTTAGCCCGTCATAAGAAAAAGCACCAGTTGCTGGTGGCGGCGGGCTGTCTGACTGAGCGTTACCGCCAGCAGGTGGCGCAGGAAGTGCCGGGCATTGACGGCATCCTGGGCACGCGCCGCTGGATGGATATTGTGGACCTGGTTCAGCAGTTGCGTCCCGGACGCAAATACCCCGAGCCGCTTTATCACCTGCCCGAGACGCCCACCGTGGGCAAAGATGAAAAAGGCGTTCTGCGCGCTGCTATTCAGGGCGCCAGCGCCTACCTCAAGATTGCCGACGGATGCCGCCGTCCCTGCGCGTTTTGCGCCATCCCCCTCATCAAGGGCACGGCAGTCAGCCGCCCGCCTGAGGTAATCCTGCAAGAAGCCCGAATTTTGCAGGATGAAGGCGTCAAAGAATTGTTGTTGATTGCTCAGGACACCACCGACTACGGTCACGACCTGGGCATGAAGGATGGGCTGGCAACCCTGCTGGAAGGCATCCTGCGCGAAGCCCCTGAAATCCCCTGGATTCGCATCCTCTACGCTTACCCGGGCTACGTCACCGACCGCCTGATTGAGGTGATGGCAAATCATCCGCAGATTGTCCCGTACCTGGATATGCCACTTCAGCATGCCCACCCGCAAACCCTGCGGCGCATGCGCCGCCCTTCCAACATGGAGTGGGTGTATCAGACGCTGGCAAAGATGCGCGCCGCCATCCCCAATCTGGCTCTGCGCACCACTTTCATCGTGGGCTACCCCGGCGAGACCGAAGAGGAATTTCAAACCCTGCTGGATTTTGTGCAGGAAATTCAATTCGACCATGTGGGCATCTTTACCTTCTCGTTTGAGAAAGGCACTGCCAGCGAGCCGCTGGGCGACCCCATCCCCGCCGAAGTCAAGCAGGAACGCCTTGCCCGCCTTGCCGAAGTCCAGGAACGGGTCTCGCTGGCGCGCAACCAATCCTATGTGGGGCAGATTCAGCCCGTGCTGATCGAAGGCTTTGACAGAGGCATAGCCATCGGGCGCGCGCCGCACGACGCTCCCGAGATTGACGGCTTGGTCTTCGTGGAAGGCGAAGCCCCCGTCGGCGAGATTGTACCGGTGCGCATTACCGGCGCGATGACCCACGACCTGACGGGAGTACTTGTTCGACCTTAA
- a CDS encoding polyprenol monophosphomannose synthase, protein MKITFVIPTYNEAENLPRLVSALFSLPVPGLHLLIVDDNSPDGTGQIADELASQSEGRLSVLHRSGKLGLGTAYIQGFQRALEEGADAVGQMDADFSHPIEKITALVNTLETCDWVIGSRYVPGGQLDERWPLWRKFLSWFGNFYARTILNIRVKDVTGGFKLWRAETLRAMPLERIRSNGYVFQVEMNYVASLLGFKFKEIPIYFADRRWGKSKMDFRIQLEAAVRTWQLLWMYRDLRRRS, encoded by the coding sequence ATGAAAATCACCTTTGTCATTCCCACTTACAACGAAGCGGAGAACCTGCCCCGGCTGGTCTCCGCATTATTTTCTTTACCCGTCCCGGGCCTGCACCTTCTCATTGTGGATGACAACAGCCCCGATGGCACCGGGCAAATTGCCGATGAACTGGCAAGCCAATCTGAAGGACGGTTGAGCGTTTTGCACCGCAGCGGCAAACTGGGATTGGGGACAGCCTACATTCAGGGCTTTCAGCGGGCGCTGGAAGAGGGCGCCGATGCTGTGGGGCAGATGGATGCCGATTTTTCCCACCCCATTGAGAAGATTACTGCGCTGGTGAATACGCTGGAGACCTGCGACTGGGTGATTGGCTCGCGCTACGTGCCGGGTGGTCAACTGGATGAACGCTGGCCTTTATGGCGGAAATTCCTCTCGTGGTTTGGCAATTTTTACGCCCGTACCATTCTGAATATCCGGGTGAAGGATGTGACCGGGGGGTTTAAACTGTGGCGTGCAGAAACCCTGCGTGCCATGCCGCTGGAGCGCATCCGCTCCAATGGCTATGTCTTTCAGGTAGAGATGAATTACGTTGCCAGCCTGTTGGGTTTCAAATTCAAAGAAATCCCCATTTACTTTGCCGATCGGCGCTGGGGCAAGAGCAAGATGGATTTTCGCATCCAGTTGGAAGCCGCCGTGCGCACCTGGCAACTGCTGTGGATGTACCGCGATTTGCGGCGGCGTTCCTGA
- a CDS encoding helix-turn-helix domain-containing protein produces MTLSVGERLKQTRLEKHLTLEQVSQATRVRVHYLDALERGDLEALPSRVQGKGFLRLYADYLGLPVDEILAQWEGKPLPSPVQPSPQPEEVQESHRMPVEPAAPPPAEVEVFVPATEVPVTPPAGASSSLILLKEIGQELRRKREALGFSLADVEEFTHIRTRYLQALENGQLEQLPSPVQGRGMLQNYADFLRLDTEDLLNRFAEALQQRRIEQTIRIESPTAPRAKPITRIRRWVTPDLLIGGGLILALFLFVAWTAGRITAERTRMAQATLPSISDVLLTTPSPTPGEQSAPSTPAPQQTPLEGEGNPAPTEIPPTEGTPVSTVAPISNAPVQVYLIARQRAFLRVIVDGKIAFNGRTIPGNAYPFSAEKSIEIISGNAAALQVYYNQQDLGVLGEMGKPLRLTFTQQGVLTPTPLPTATPTATPPVTPTPTPTPLLATPTITPFIP; encoded by the coding sequence ATGACGCTTTCGGTTGGCGAACGGCTCAAGCAAACACGATTGGAAAAGCACCTCACCCTGGAACAGGTGTCTCAGGCAACCCGCGTGCGCGTCCATTATCTGGATGCGCTGGAACGGGGTGACCTGGAAGCCCTGCCCTCGCGGGTGCAGGGTAAGGGCTTTTTGCGCCTCTACGCCGATTACCTTGGCTTGCCGGTGGATGAGATTCTGGCGCAGTGGGAGGGAAAACCGCTCCCTTCTCCCGTCCAGCCATCTCCCCAACCGGAAGAAGTGCAGGAAAGCCACAGGATGCCGGTGGAACCGGCGGCGCCACCCCCCGCTGAGGTGGAAGTCTTCGTTCCGGCCACGGAAGTTCCTGTCACTCCGCCTGCTGGTGCGTCTTCGTCCCTTATCCTTTTGAAAGAGATTGGGCAGGAATTACGCCGTAAGCGGGAAGCCCTGGGCTTTTCCCTTGCCGATGTGGAAGAGTTTACCCACATTCGCACGCGCTATTTGCAGGCGCTCGAGAATGGGCAACTGGAGCAACTCCCTTCCCCTGTGCAGGGACGGGGAATGCTTCAGAACTACGCTGACTTCCTGCGCCTGGATACCGAAGACCTGCTTAATCGCTTTGCTGAAGCCCTTCAGCAACGTCGCATTGAGCAAACGATTCGGATCGAAAGCCCCACTGCGCCGCGCGCCAAGCCCATCACCCGTATCCGGCGCTGGGTGACTCCCGATTTGCTCATCGGCGGCGGGCTGATTCTGGCGCTGTTTCTGTTTGTTGCCTGGACAGCCGGACGCATCACCGCCGAACGAACCCGCATGGCGCAAGCCACCCTGCCATCTATCAGCGATGTCCTGCTGACCACCCCCAGTCCTACCCCTGGAGAGCAGTCTGCGCCCTCTACGCCTGCCCCGCAACAGACCCCGCTTGAGGGTGAAGGCAATCCTGCCCCCACCGAAATTCCCCCCACAGAGGGTACACCTGTTTCTACCGTTGCGCCCATCAGCAATGCGCCGGTGCAGGTGTATTTGATTGCCCGCCAGCGGGCGTTCCTGCGGGTGATTGTGGATGGCAAGATTGCTTTCAACGGCAGAACCATTCCCGGAAATGCGTATCCCTTCTCGGCTGAGAAAAGTATTGAAATTATCTCAGGTAACGCGGCAGCGCTCCAGGTTTACTACAACCAGCAAGATTTGGGCGTTCTGGGAGAGATGGGCAAACCTTTGCGCCTCACCTTTACTCAGCAGGGCGTTCTGACTCCTACCCCCCTGCCTACGGCGACCCCCACCGCCACCCCGCCGGTGACGCCTACCCCCACGCCCACGCCTCTGTTGGCAACGCCGACGATTACTCCCTTTATCCCATGA
- the rsmA gene encoding 16S rRNA (adenine(1518)-N(6)/adenine(1519)-N(6))-dimethyltransferase RsmA yields the protein MVSKRGDVLPDPGTSQPSGDSPLNLPPLPVAALLRSHGLAPRKSLGQNFLTDPAILRRIVESAELPPQAEVLEIGPGLGSLTRVLAQVARRVVAVELDSTLIPLLDEVVSPYGNVEVLHGDILQFDPARLMSSAGYFVVANIPYYITSAVMRHLLEASIRPQRVVLTIQREVAERICAVPGEMSLLALSVQVYGAPRVTLRIPAGAFYPPPKVDSAVVRVDLSPQPRIPAEQLEIFFRLIRAGFSQKRKTLRNALSSGLGWKGERAESLLRQAGIDPNRRAESLALEEWALLVDAYVKAEEKQAG from the coding sequence ATGGTCTCAAAACGTGGAGATGTACTTCCTGACCCCGGCACCTCCCAACCCTCCGGCGATTCTCCCCTGAACCTGCCGCCCCTGCCGGTTGCCGCGCTGTTACGCAGTCATGGGCTGGCGCCACGCAAAAGTTTGGGACAGAACTTCCTCACCGACCCTGCCATTCTGCGGCGCATCGTCGAATCGGCAGAATTGCCCCCGCAGGCAGAGGTGCTGGAGATTGGTCCCGGCTTGGGCAGTCTGACGCGCGTACTGGCGCAGGTTGCCCGCCGCGTGGTAGCAGTGGAACTGGACTCCACCCTCATCCCTCTGCTAGACGAAGTGGTTTCCCCCTATGGAAACGTCGAAGTACTTCACGGCGACATCCTGCAATTTGACCCCGCCCGCCTGATGTCCTCGGCAGGGTATTTCGTGGTTGCCAACATTCCCTATTACATCACCTCGGCGGTGATGCGCCACCTGCTGGAAGCCTCCATCCGCCCGCAGAGGGTCGTGCTGACCATCCAGCGCGAGGTCGCAGAGCGCATCTGCGCTGTGCCGGGCGAGATGAGTCTGCTGGCGCTTTCGGTGCAGGTCTATGGCGCTCCGCGTGTGACCCTGCGCATCCCCGCGGGAGCATTTTACCCGCCCCCCAAGGTCGATTCGGCAGTGGTGCGGGTGGATTTATCTCCACAGCCGCGCATCCCTGCTGAACAGTTGGAAATTTTCTTCCGCCTCATCCGCGCCGGGTTCAGTCAGAAACGCAAAACCCTGCGCAATGCCCTCTCCAGCGGATTGGGCTGGAAGGGCGAGCGCGCCGAAAGTCTGCTCCGGCAGGCCGGTATTGACCCTAACCGGCGCGCCGAAAGCCTTGCCCTGGAAGAATGGGCTTTGCTGGTTGATGCGTATGTGAAAGCAGAGGAAAAACAGGCAGGGTAG
- the rplI gene encoding 50S ribosomal protein L9, whose protein sequence is MKVLLIKDVYKLGRAGDVKKVADGYGRNYLIPQGLAVLATPGALKMAESIRARAAKQREALNQEMSGLAQRIQGQYLTFAARAGETGKLYGSITPTMIAEALSRKLGVTIDRHQIEAQSIRNLGEFKAHVRLTVDLVPEINIIVHREGETPNVPVEETQTGEGEIA, encoded by the coding sequence ATGAAAGTTTTGCTGATTAAAGACGTGTATAAACTTGGTCGCGCTGGCGACGTCAAAAAGGTCGCCGATGGTTACGGGCGCAACTACCTGATTCCTCAGGGGTTGGCAGTGCTGGCAACCCCCGGCGCGCTGAAGATGGCAGAGAGCATCCGCGCGCGCGCTGCCAAACAGCGCGAAGCCCTCAACCAGGAAATGAGCGGACTGGCTCAGCGTATTCAGGGACAGTACCTTACCTTTGCTGCCCGCGCTGGCGAGACGGGCAAACTGTACGGCTCCATCACCCCCACCATGATCGCTGAAGCGCTCTCCAGGAAACTGGGTGTTACCATTGACCGCCATCAGATTGAAGCCCAGTCCATCCGCAACCTGGGCGAATTCAAAGCCCATGTGCGTCTGACGGTGGATCTTGTTCCCGAAATTAACATCATCGTTCACCGCGAGGGCGAGACCCCCAACGTGCCGGTGGAAGAAACTCAAACCGGCGAGGGCGAAATCGCCTAA
- a CDS encoding IS66 family transposase: MKIILQLPQVKRKKPARPKRCPYCQGETFQRWGVEKRRIEDVKVRHVEVVRYRCTRCRRTFRDYPEGVGNGRHSERLKKLSVILWSLGLSYRRVAGVLRIFGLRLSHMSGWRHVQAEGEKLMGELKWKSVRVVGVDGAWVGGKGVMVAVDLGDGSLLEVAEVDEKDSRALFTWLKRLKEMHDIGAIVSDDLAIYKQLTDELEIGHQVCQFHVRRWVKHALKGLQAELDPAWQGVLEKVEEILRDLPLHGDRLLHRLWKSLPGRSTPPEGKRTPLEKLRDLILRLSRDWQRYVAFYADVGIPWTNNRTEQMIGRLKSRAQQARRYKTTAGLLRGSTVACQFWA; the protein is encoded by the coding sequence ATGAAGATTATACTCCAACTGCCACAGGTAAAACGAAAAAAGCCTGCTCGTCCGAAGCGCTGTCCATATTGTCAGGGGGAGACATTCCAGCGATGGGGAGTGGAGAAAAGGCGCATCGAGGATGTCAAAGTTCGTCATGTCGAGGTGGTGAGGTATCGATGCACACGGTGCAGGCGCACCTTTCGGGACTATCCGGAGGGGGTAGGCAATGGACGGCACAGTGAACGGTTGAAGAAATTGAGTGTGATCCTGTGGTCACTGGGATTGAGTTATCGCAGGGTAGCCGGGGTGTTGAGGATCTTTGGGCTGAGGCTCAGTCATATGAGCGGGTGGCGGCATGTACAGGCAGAGGGGGAAAAGTTGATGGGGGAATTGAAATGGAAAAGCGTGCGGGTGGTGGGGGTAGATGGAGCCTGGGTGGGAGGCAAAGGAGTGATGGTGGCGGTGGATCTGGGAGATGGTAGTCTGCTGGAGGTTGCCGAGGTAGACGAGAAAGACAGCCGGGCTCTGTTCACCTGGCTGAAACGGTTGAAAGAGATGCATGACATCGGCGCCATCGTGAGCGATGATCTGGCGATCTACAAGCAACTGACCGATGAACTGGAGATAGGGCATCAGGTCTGTCAGTTTCATGTGCGGCGCTGGGTAAAGCATGCTTTGAAGGGGTTACAGGCTGAGTTGGATCCAGCCTGGCAGGGGGTGCTTGAAAAGGTCGAGGAAATCCTGCGCGACCTGCCATTGCATGGAGACCGCCTCTTACACCGCCTGTGGAAATCCCTGCCGGGCAGGAGTACACCACCGGAAGGAAAACGCACGCCCCTGGAAAAACTCCGCGACCTGATCCTGCGCTTATCGCGTGATTGGCAACGCTATGTGGCTTTCTATGCTGATGTGGGTATTCCCTGGACCAATAATCGCACGGAACAGATGATTGGCAGGCTCAAGAGCCGCGCCCAGCAAGCCAGGCGATATAAAACCACCGCCGGGTTGCTCCGCGGAAGCACAGTTGCCTGTCAGTTCTGGGCATGA
- a CDS encoding response regulator, producing the protein MNEKKPTLLIVEDDLDIADMLNAYFRVQGYEVQTVNWGEDGVRAAQSGMPDLIILDIRLPDIDGFEVARRLRTNRRTRDIPIIFLTEKRGRDDRLKGLELQADDYITKPFDIAELRLRVRNALQRASQGTLVNPVTGMPEGKPVDEALESSLHQPDAALLVVQLRNLERFRDVYGFVAGDDLLRAVSLMMRDTVIQLGGEEDFFGHLTPSTFVIVTRDHNVHAISERIRRRLEQSFDYFYSDQHRERGLFADRPLSLEIHTLKPSTLQTQLEGLKTALQQFYH; encoded by the coding sequence GTGAACGAAAAGAAGCCAACCCTCTTGATTGTAGAAGATGACCTGGACATTGCCGATATGCTGAACGCCTACTTTCGCGTTCAGGGGTACGAAGTCCAGACGGTGAACTGGGGCGAGGATGGGGTGCGTGCCGCACAGAGCGGTATGCCCGATTTGATTATTCTGGATATCCGCCTTCCCGATATTGACGGGTTTGAGGTTGCCCGCCGCTTGCGCACCAACCGCCGCACCCGGGATATCCCCATCATTTTCCTGACTGAGAAACGCGGGCGCGATGACCGTCTGAAGGGGCTGGAGCTGCAAGCCGATGACTACATTACCAAGCCCTTTGATATTGCCGAACTGCGCCTGCGGGTGCGTAATGCTCTGCAGAGGGCTTCTCAGGGCACGCTGGTTAACCCGGTGACTGGTATGCCGGAAGGGAAACCGGTGGATGAAGCCCTGGAGAGCAGTCTGCATCAACCCGATGCGGCTTTGCTGGTGGTGCAGTTGCGCAATCTGGAGCGCTTCCGCGACGTGTATGGCTTTGTGGCGGGCGATGACCTTTTGCGCGCTGTCTCGCTGATGATGCGCGACACGGTCATTCAGTTGGGCGGCGAAGAAGACTTTTTTGGACATCTCACCCCCTCAACGTTTGTGATTGTCACCCGCGATCACAACGTCCATGCCATCAGCGAGCGCATTCGCCGCCGATTGGAGCAGTCTTTCGATTACTTCTACAGCGATCAACATCGCGAGAGGGGCTTGTTTGCCGACCGTCCCCTCTCTCTGGAAATTCATACGCTGAAGCCTTCCACACTCCAAACCCAACTGGAAGGGTTGAAAACGGCGCTCCAGCAGTTTTATCATTAG
- a CDS encoding ubiquitin-like domain-containing protein — MRNLFRWLPALLVFAGITLLGVYFAQPVYIRVDGQTLTTHPLALTVKGTLRQTGVEISTEDLVIPPDNHLIPANGIIEVHRAVPVHLLVDGQPFSFLSVARAPAALAHQAGFLLFPGDVVLHNGAPVNPIQPIGGDAPIYLQIKRARPVRLVEDGGEKTLFAIGNTLRQALWQAGVPLLPGDVLSPSPDTPLSTASKAALRRARPITIEVDGKDIQTFSAAPTVGAALAEAGLSLQGLDRAEPDENSPLPADGRIRVVRVREEIVLQQKTLPFSSTLQPDSSLPLDERRVIQPGKYGVRVSRERVRYEDGVEIARFTEGEWTAAEPVNQVVGYGTQVRVQTAQTPDGTIEYYRKVTVYATSYSPCQQGLGRCSWSTSSGMRLQKGVVAVTLSWYRLFKGARVYIPGYGFGVIGDVGGGIPGTYWVDLGYSEEDYVRWSQNVEMYFLTPAPPNPPAILP; from the coding sequence ATGCGTAACCTGTTCCGCTGGCTTCCTGCCCTGCTGGTCTTTGCAGGAATCACCCTGCTGGGAGTTTACTTTGCCCAGCCGGTATATATACGCGTTGATGGACAAACGCTGACCACCCACCCGCTGGCGCTGACGGTAAAGGGAACGCTCCGGCAGACCGGTGTAGAGATTTCCACCGAAGACCTGGTCATACCGCCGGACAACCATCTCATTCCCGCTAACGGCATTATTGAAGTCCACCGCGCCGTACCGGTGCATCTGCTGGTGGATGGTCAGCCCTTCTCGTTTTTGAGCGTGGCGCGCGCCCCTGCCGCGCTGGCGCATCAGGCGGGCTTTCTGCTCTTCCCCGGCGATGTGGTTCTGCACAACGGCGCGCCGGTAAATCCCATTCAGCCGATTGGGGGAGATGCCCCGATTTACCTGCAAATCAAACGCGCCCGCCCTGTCCGACTGGTAGAAGACGGCGGAGAGAAAACCCTCTTTGCAATCGGCAATACCTTACGGCAGGCGCTCTGGCAAGCGGGTGTGCCGCTTCTGCCGGGGGATGTGCTTTCCCCCTCCCCGGATACCCCACTCTCCACCGCCAGCAAGGCGGCGTTAAGGCGCGCCCGCCCCATCACCATTGAAGTTGATGGGAAAGACATCCAGACCTTCAGCGCGGCGCCGACGGTAGGCGCAGCGCTGGCAGAGGCGGGATTATCCCTGCAGGGATTGGACCGCGCCGAGCCGGACGAGAACAGCCCCCTTCCCGCCGATGGGCGCATCCGTGTGGTGCGGGTGCGCGAGGAAATCGTCCTCCAGCAGAAAACCCTGCCGTTTTCCTCCACCCTTCAGCCCGATTCCAGCCTTCCGCTGGATGAACGGCGCGTCATTCAGCCCGGGAAGTACGGTGTACGGGTGTCCCGCGAGCGCGTGCGCTATGAGGATGGCGTGGAAATTGCCAGATTCACCGAGGGTGAGTGGACAGCCGCTGAACCGGTCAATCAGGTAGTGGGCTATGGCACGCAAGTACGCGTGCAAACCGCCCAAACCCCCGACGGCACCATTGAGTACTACCGCAAGGTGACCGTTTACGCCACTTCATATTCTCCCTGCCAGCAGGGACTGGGGCGCTGTTCGTGGAGCACCTCCAGCGGCATGCGCCTGCAAAAGGGCGTGGTCGCGGTGACGCTTTCCTGGTACCGCCTCTTCAAAGGGGCGCGGGTGTACATCCCCGGCTATGGCTTCGGGGTGATTGGCGATGTAGGCGGGGGCATCCCCGGTACCTACTGGGTGGATTTAGGCTACAGTGAAGAGGATTATGTGCGATGGTCTCAAAACGTGGAGATGTACTTCCTGACCCCGGCACCTCCCAACCCTCCGGCGATTCTCCCCTGA
- a CDS encoding DUF362 domain-containing protein has product MKSKVAVLRTRPETVLDDYRHLCALAGLREALDPGATTILKDNISWHLMYPSSNTTPWQLEGTILALHDAGFHDLVDVHNKTVVTIADLGDRYNKFGPVLEKYGIPKKYNFRDEDMRWVEIKPKAQMAVLHKIFPHGIYIPDFFIGKNIVHLPTVKTHSYTVTTGAMKNAFGGLLNVNRHYTHTWIHDTLVDLLAIQREIHTGIFATMDGTTAGSGPGPRTLIPHQKDVILASADQVAIDAVAAQMMGFDPMKIEYIAHATERGLGQGNPREIEIVGMPEVAEERWNFKVGVNLGTGTGRLLWHSPLKVFQKLFFHTPLVNIFIFASEYYHDHFWYPLYGKPVVERWKRESPWGQLFEQYPG; this is encoded by the coding sequence ATGAAATCAAAAGTTGCCGTTTTACGCACCCGCCCGGAAACTGTGCTGGACGATTACCGCCATCTGTGCGCTTTAGCCGGTTTGCGTGAAGCGCTTGATCCGGGGGCTACCACCATTCTCAAAGACAATATCTCATGGCACTTGATGTACCCCAGTTCCAACACCACCCCCTGGCAATTGGAAGGGACGATTCTCGCCCTTCACGATGCCGGTTTCCACGACCTGGTAGACGTGCACAACAAAACAGTGGTTACCATTGCCGATTTGGGTGACCGGTATAACAAGTTCGGTCCGGTGCTGGAAAAATACGGCATTCCCAAGAAGTACAACTTCCGTGATGAAGACATGCGCTGGGTGGAAATCAAACCCAAAGCCCAAATGGCCGTTCTGCACAAAATCTTCCCCCATGGCATTTACATCCCCGACTTCTTCATCGGAAAAAACATCGTCCATCTGCCCACGGTGAAGACGCATAGTTACACGGTGACCACCGGCGCAATGAAAAACGCCTTTGGCGGCTTGCTTAACGTCAACCGCCACTACACCCACACCTGGATTCATGATACGTTGGTGGACCTGCTGGCAATCCAGCGCGAGATTCACACCGGCATCTTTGCCACCATGGACGGCACCACTGCCGGAAGCGGTCCCGGTCCGCGCACGCTCATCCCCCACCAGAAGGATGTCATCCTTGCCTCGGCAGATCAGGTTGCCATAGACGCCGTTGCCGCGCAGATGATGGGCTTCGACCCGATGAAGATTGAGTACATTGCCCATGCCACCGAACGCGGTTTGGGACAGGGCAACCCGCGCGAAATCGAAATCGTCGGCATGCCTGAAGTAGCGGAAGAGCGCTGGAACTTCAAGGTCGGCGTCAACCTGGGAACCGGCACGGGACGGCTGTTGTGGCATTCGCCTCTGAAGGTGTTCCAGAAGTTGTTCTTCCACACCCCGCTGGTCAACATTTTTATCTTCGCCAGCGAGTACTACCACGACCACTTCTGGTATCCGCTGTACGGCAAGCCGGTCGTGGAACGCTGGAAACGCGAAAGTCCCTGGGGGCAGTTGTTTGAGCAGTATCCGGGGTAA